The following proteins are encoded in a genomic region of Sesamum indicum cultivar Zhongzhi No. 13 linkage group LG8, S_indicum_v1.0, whole genome shotgun sequence:
- the LOC105167560 gene encoding uncharacterized protein LOC105167560 → MFDLLFGWRKASKCKKLMKTVQCRLKLLKNKRSCIVKQLREDAAELLKHGLHQTAFERVEQLVKDERTFQVYELLEHFCEFIMINLPYIRKHKDCPNDINEAASTLIFSSARFGELPELLAIRKLFGERYGQRFVTSALELLPGNLVNHQVKESVCAEMVTDDVKYRLLDEIASSCAKTGPLLLEYKPQLQEEQAIKGSGQMPSSEIQICTENQAPEPQRCIGRELEGKIMYMDFSPESKKVSKEPCFGLGKEHSSLDTIQDSEPGDGEKLVNSVEMDKFTVPRHESLQCTNTAETPAFAREVETSSITSAQLPEETVYLDDIEEFVPPVSKDGSLQDQRLFMFKSFGIPLKEKTNYGIDINLEEEKLPQERSFSRSSRKMRKASRKRSRRRRSVSVENRNITDVESVIYYGESDEMSPDHNKRKSHHQKKRKDKILVRESRKSYHALRNQGHTCFVKVSSSFSLIDTRENNMEFSCSCNSSQNITKECSLGHPCYFSPHWRPKMRSSNMKDFTTHSLKEGNVQYGLLVSKYSNRGEGEKNSSGEEIRPHALRAMTMPAERAKESLMENVFRSNSFPSEQPHSRHSSCHHIHPKLPDYDELAAKFMELKRANLQNK, encoded by the exons ATGTTTGATCTTCTCTTCGGATGGAGAAAGGCTTCGAAATG CAAGAAGTTGATGAAAACAGTGCAATGCCGCCTCAAACTTCTGAAGAACAAGAGGAGCTGCATTGTGAAGCAGCTGAGAGAGGATGCGGCGGAGCTTCTCAAACATGGGCTTCATCAAACTGCCTTTGAAAGG GTTGAGCAGCTTGTCAAGGATGAGAGAACGTTTCAAGTGTATGAGCTGCTGGAGCACTTTTGCGaatttataatgattaatCTTCCCTACATCCGCAAGCACAA GGACTGCCCGAATGATATAAATGAAGCAGCATCGACTCTGATTTTCTCATCTGCGAGATTTGGGGAGTTGCCGGAGCTTCTGGCCATAAGGAAGCTCTTTGGAGAGCGTTATGGCCAAAGATTCGTAACATCAGCGCTTGAATTATTACCTGGAAATCTTGTGAACCATCAG GTAAAAGAGAGTGTTTGTGCAGAAATGGTGACTGATGATGTGAAGTATAGATTGCTGGATGAGATAGCTAGCAGTTGCGCTAAAACAGGACCGTTGCTGCTTGAGTACAAGCCCCAGTTGCAAGAAGAACAG GCAATCAAAGGCAGCGGTCAGATGCCATCTAGTGAAATTCAAATATGTACAGAAAACCAAGCCCCTGAACCTCAACGTTGCATTGGGAGAGAGCTGGAAGGAAAGATTATGTACATGGATTTTTCTCCTGAGAGCAAGAAAGTTTCAAAAGAACCGTGTTTTGGACTGGGAAAAGAGCATAGTTCTCTAGATACAATCCAAGATTCAGAACCTGGAGATGGGGAGAAGCTAGTGAATTCGGTTGAGATGGATAAATTTACAGTTCCTCGTCATGAATCTCTACAGTGTACCAATACTGCTGAGACTCCTGCTTTTGCAAGGGAAGTGGAGACTTCTTCAATAACTTCAGCTCAACTGCCTGAGGAAACTGTATATCTTGACGACATTGAAGAGTTTGTTCCACCTGTGAGCAAAGATGGAAGTCTCCAGGACCAGAGACTATTCATGTTCAAATCATTTGGGATCCCTTTAAAGGAGAAAACAAATTATGGGATTGATATAAATCTTGAGGAAGAAAAGCTTCCGCAGGAAAGGTCATTTTCAAGAAGCTCCAGAAAGATGAGGAAAGCAAGTAGAAAAAGATCAAGAAGGAGGAGATCAGTTAGTGTAGAAAACAGAAACATAACAGATGTTGAATCTGTGATATACTACGGCGAGTCAGACGAGATGTCCCCTGATCACAATAAACGAAAATCTCATCATCAAAAAAAGCGAAAGGACAAGATCTTAGTGCGGGAAAGTCGAAAGTCGTATCACGCACTACGAAATCAGGGACACACTTGCTTTGTCAAAGTTAGTAGCAGCTTCAGTTTAATCGACACCAGAGAAAATAATATGGAATTTAGCTGCAGTTGCAATTCaagtcaaaatattacaaaggaatGCAGCTTAGGACATCCGTGTTACTTCAGCCCTCACTGGAGACCGAAGATGAGAAGTTCGAATATGAAGGATTTTACAACACATAGTTTAAAGGAAGGAAATGTTCAATATGGACTCCTAGTCAGTAAATATTCAAACAGAGGCGAAGGAGAAAAGAACAGCTCGGGGGAAGAGATCCGGCCTCATGCATTACGGGCAATGACTATGCCTGCTGAAAGGGCTAAAGAGAGTCTTATGGAAAACGTTTTCCGTTCCAACTCATTTCCAAGTGAACAACCCCACAGTCGACACTCTTCGTGTCACCATATCCATCCAAAGCTTCCTGACTATGATGAACTAGCAGCAAAGTTCATGGAGCTCAAGAGAGCAAAccttcaaaataaataa